One segment of Cottoperca gobio chromosome 24, fCotGob3.1, whole genome shotgun sequence DNA contains the following:
- the LOC115003709 gene encoding LOW QUALITY PROTEIN: sine oculis-binding protein homolog (The sequence of the model RefSeq protein was modified relative to this genomic sequence to represent the inferred CDS: deleted 1 base in 1 codon) yields MPEMEKGRPPENKRSRKPAHPVKREINQEMKTFAESTMNELLGWYGYDKVDLRDSEANEIRNYRERRQHVSVLKENSLPKPKSLDTKVGNTVLAMKSGERESSSVPSSSPSSSSTCSSLTTSKEHTSAPVIVPLIKPSAVEDVQNVQIVCVWCQKEGVKRYSLCMGSELKSFCSEKCFAACRRAYFKRNKARDEDLHGERSPQHPHTEDSPRLVLKINSNVRVCDWCKHVRHTKEYLDFGSGEERLQFCSTKCLNQYKMDVFYREARAALTSSSPNRTSQEGRADTIVAGQKLLTPESWSSSSSGGEARHRNLSPRGPTPIHGSTESTSISPSEASSSNSKIPVSGMRSLERPIQPPPPAVAVSPHHATFHPRPPLEHQPLPQIHMPFIRPPLHAQSMKSPHVNPTRHPGPPSSPIYRPPHSPHLQHPTSSMNPPGMMHPFPGAYFPGLHSPPLNMMQRGPIPMPHMMNYGIPNFSPLLPQPTVLVPYPIIVPLPVPIPIPIPIPYPAKATLETPSHSGVIQPVPDGVDRGRSRDTRLPSPGILEAFSRLIANKLGGTLSQGLPSPSEPNTDWVKSERPFPSPTSTQHSGASSPRAQYNKSPCSASGSEGLTDFKQQQSERQVIQRVLQRTQVKPSANGVVDLSGLRESGTGQGTRSGLHNIIRPTPPLPQSPSPDTVYHHQDTHTPPSHTPPSPTGSGHLYDARCSAFKSHDHSPNGMSSSSTPASPDSSLPKRVPAPPPDPALSELEAIKENKCSVVGPVRVEGPVSLSEEPLAVVVEVGEDPHVPDEDHAYALPTAPKTGGTTTPLLLPKLRDKGSLRSPANMPSAGDMEPALKRRCLRIRDQNK; encoded by the exons ATGCCAGAGATGGAGAAAGGGAGACCACCGGAAAATAAACGCAGCAGGAAACCTGCGCACCCCGTAAAAAGGGAGATCAACCAGGAGATGAAG ACGTTTGCAGAAAGCACCATGAACGAACTTCTAGGATGGTACGGCTACGACAAGGTAGACCTCAGAGACTCGGAGGCCAACGAGATCAGAAACTACAGAGAGAGGCGTCAGCATGTGTCTGTGCTTAAAG AGAACTCATTGCCAAAACCCAAGAGCCTGGATACCAAAGTCGGTAACACGGTCCTCGCCAtgaagagtggagagagagagtcctCCAGTGTCCCTTCCTCttcaccctcctcttcctcaacaTGTTCATCCCTGACCACATCCAAAGAGCACACGAGTGCCCCTGTCATTGTCCCCCTTATAAAGCCATCAGCAG TGGAAGATGTACAGAATGTGCAGatagtgtgtgtttggtgcCAGAAGGAAGGGGTAAAACGCTACTCTTTATGTATGGGTTCAGAGCTCAAGAGCTTCTGCAGTGAGAAGTGTTTTGCCGCCTGCAGACGGGCCTACTTCAAACGCAATAAG GCCAGAGATGAAGACCTCCACGGTGAGAGATCTCCCCAGCACCCCCATACAGAGGACTCGCCCAGACTGGTGCTTAAGATAAACAGCAATGTCAGA GTATGCGATTGGTGCAAGCATGTCCGTCACACTAAAGAATACCTGGACTTTGGATCTGGGGAGGAACGACTCCAGTTCTGCAGCACCAAGTGTCTGAATCAGTACAAGATGGATGTTTTCTACCGAGAAGCTCGTGCAGCTCTCACCAGCTCCAGCCCAAACAGAACCAGCCAGGAGGGGCGGGCGGACACCATTGTGGCTGGGCAAAAGCTACTCACTCCTGAAtcttggagcagcagcagcagtggaggagAAGCTCGTCATAGAAATCTTTCCCCTAGAGGGCCTACGCCAATCCATGGATCAACAGAATCCACCTCCATATCCCCCTCAGAGGCCTCCTCTTCTAATTCAAAGATCCCTGTCTCTGGGATGAGGAGCCTGGAGAGACCCatccagcctcctcctcctgctgtggCGGTATCACCCCACCATGCTACCTTTCATCCTCGTCCCCCTTTGGAACATCAGCCGTTACCTCAAATCCACATGCCCTTCATCAGACCTCCTCTTCATGCTCAGAGCATGAAAAGCCCTCATGTTAACCCTACCAGACACCCAGGCCCCCCTTCAAGCCCTATTTACAGACCTCCTCACTCTCCTCAT CTGCAGCACCCAACCTCTTCAATGAATCCCCCTGGCATGATGCATCCCTTCCCAGGAGCCTACTTCCCTGGCTTGCACTCCCCTCCTCTGAACATGATGCAAAGAGGTCCTATCCCAATGCCTCACATGATGAACTATGGCATTCCTAATTTTAGCCCTCTTCTGCCCCAACCCACTGTCCTGGTGCCTTATCCCATTATTGTTCCCTTACCTGTCCCCATACCCATTCCTATCCCCATTCCATACCCTGCCAAGGCAACCCTAGAAACTCCAAGTCACAGTGGAGTTATTCAACCTGTGCCAGATGGGGTAGACAGAGGTAGATCCAGGGATACCAGGCTGCCATCTCCAGGGATCCTTGAAGCGTTCAGCAGATTGATAGCCAACAAATTGGGTGGAACCTTGAGTCAAGGTCTCCCCTCACCAAGTGAGCCCAACACAGATTGGGTTAAATCAGAGAGGCCATTCCCGTCCCCAACATCCACACAACACAGTGGAGCATCCTCCCCGAGAGCACAGTACAACAAATCCCCCTGCTCAGCCTCAGGGTCAGAGGGGCTGACAGACTTTAAGCAACAGCAGTCAGAGCGACAAGTTATCCAAAGGGTTCTTCAAAGGACCCAAGTAAAGCCCAGTGCCAATGGAGTGGTGGACCTGTCAGGGCTGAGAGAGTCAGGAACTGGGCAGGGTACCAGATCAGGGCTTCACAACATCATCAGACCCACCCCTCCTCTACCACAGTCCCCTTCACCTGACACTGTCTACCACCACCAGGACACTCACACTCCACCTTCACACACCCCACCCAGCCCTACTGGGAGCGGCCATCTGTATGATGCCAGATGCTCTGCTTTCAAATCTCATGACCACAGTCCAAATGGGATGTCCTCCTCATCCACACCGGCCAGTCCGGACTCCTCCTTACCCAAGAGAGTACCAGCACCACCCCCTGACCCTGCGCTCAGTGAGCTGGAGGCCATCAAAGAGAACAAGTGCTCTGTTGTCGGCCCAGTGCGGGTTGAGGGCCCAGTCAGTCTGTCAGAAGAGCCCTTAGCAGTAGTCGTGGAAGTAGGAGAGGACCCCCATGT
- the LOC115003418 gene encoding reticulon-4-interacting protein 1 homolog, mitochondrial-like has translation MASTRLLCLFNAKAAATKTLARAGWSVCFRRNVSSSPSRLQHCMSAWVIDQYGTNGALTYTEEIPVPTVNSPSEVMIKVHAASLNPLDISMRGGYGATLLKLRRDPMSVMGNDHDSEFPLILGRDVSGVVVDCGSEVTHVAPGDEVWAAVPPWKQGSLAEFVTLTEYEVSHKPKLLSHTEAASIPYVANTALSALVNAGGLCRDSSSNKRVLITGGSGGVGTFSIQLLKAWGAHVTVTCSHNAEGLVRGLGADEVVDYTAGDAAEQLDMMEKFDVILDSVGGETELWAMGLLKPWSGAKYVSLVTPLLPNTDSMGMLDGLLQAGLSLQSKAIQNIISSGVFYRWGVYAPDGPALDEVSKLVDAGKILPVVEAQFPFAQVPQAFLKLDQGHARGKTVVRVAEEDDGRAEELVQNSRMETAVESEQEGQRTAEQNQI, from the exons ATGGCGTCAACCAGGCTTCTGTGTTTGTTCAACGCGAAAGCAGCAGCGACCAAAACATTAGCCCGAGCAGGCTGGAGTGTGTGCTTCAGGAGAAATGTCAGCAGTTCACCTTCAAGACTGCAGCACTGTATGTCAGCCTGGGTCATTGACCAGTATGGCACTAATGGGGCTTTGACGTACACAGAAGAAATCCCCGTCCCTACTGTCAATTCTCCCAGTGAGGTGATGATTAAAGTTCATGCGGCTAGTCTCAACCCTCTTGATATATCTATGAGGG GTGGTTATGGAGCTACATTGCTTAAATTAAGAAGGGATCCAATGTCTGTGATGGGCAATGACCATGATAGTGAGTTTCCTCTGATTCTGGGTCGTGATGTTTCTGGTGTCGTGGTGGACTGTGGATCTGAGGTTACCCATGTTGCTCCAGGAGATGAG GTGTGGGCTGCTGTTCCCCCGTGGAAACAAGGCAGTCTGGCAGAATTTGTGACTCTAACAGAGTATGAG GTTTCCCATAAGCCAAAATTATTGAGTCACACAGAGGCAGCATCCATCCCCTATGTAGCCAACACGGCTCTGTCTGCGCTTGTCAATGCAGGTGGTCTTTGCAGAGACAGCTCTTCAAATAAAAG AGTTTTGATCACAGGAGGATCGGGAGGTGTTGGAACATTCTCTATTCAG TTATTGAAGGCCTGGGGTGCCCACGTAACTGTAACCTGCTCGCATAACGCCGAAGGCCTTGTTAGGGGGCTGGGGGCCGACGAGGTGGTGGACTACACAGCAGGAGATGCGGCTGAACAGCTAGAcatgatggagaa GTTTGACGTGATTTTGGACAGCGTGGGTGGGGAAACGGAGCTGTGGGCGATGGGCCTGCTGAAGCCCTGGTCTGGGGCAAAGTACGTCTCACTAGTAACACCATTACTCCCCAACACCGATTCCATGGGCATGCTGGACGGGTTGTTACAAGCTGGATTGTCCCTGCAGAGCAAGGCCATACAG AACATCATTTCAAGTGGAGTCTTCTACCGGTGGGGAGTTTATGCGCCAGATGGACCTGCCCTGGACGAGGTCAGCAAGCTGGTGGATGCAGGGAAG ATCCTGCCAGTTGTGGAGGCCCAGTTTCCATTTGCCCAGGTGCCGCAGGCTTTCCTGAAGTTAGATCAGGGCCACGCCAGAGGGAAGACGGTAGTCAGGGTGGCTGAAGAGGACGACGGACGGGCCGAAGAGTTGGTGCAGAACAGTCGCATGGAGACCGCAGTCGAGTCCGAGCAAGAAGGGCAAAGAACGGCCGAGCAAAACCAAATTTAG